The genomic region TTGTAAGCCAGCACTCCATCTTTGACAATTCCGACTACCGCTCCGGGAAATACAGAATCACGAATAGCTTCATTTATTATATCATCAATTTCAAAAAGTTTATTGTGGTCTAATCCTACCTCCTCAGGATTGCCGAAACGTAAGGTTGTATGATCCATATGAATACCTGAACCAAGTTCATATAGGCCCGGTATTTCAATAGGTAAATTTGAAGTTACTTTGGAAGCTCCAAATAAGGCCGGAACTACTCCATTTACTTGTTGTCGGGAATTATACCAGCCCAAGACATGGGCATCGGCTTCTTTCAAATCCGACAGTACATATGGATTCCCAAAAGAAACCAAAAGGGAAGGTTTCTTCATCTTCAATACACGCCGCAAAAAAGACAGTTGGTCGGAGGAGAGGTGAATAGACTGCCCGAACCTCAGGTAGATAAAAGAACTGATAAGGACCAAATCAACTTCTTTAGCTTTTCTAAGCATTTCACGTTTGTCTTCCTCACTGGTACGTTTGTCGTAAATGTATGAAGAGACATTGGGGTGGTAGTCTCTGAGTTGACGAACAAATGAATTTCCTGTATCTCCTGATCGGTCATCAGCCACAGAAATCACCATTATCCTGGGATATTCAGAAGGAAGTAATGGAAGAATGCTATCCTTATTCTTAAGAATGGTAACCGACTCCCGGGCAATGCGGTCAGATTCGGCACGGTGAAAAGCCGTGTTAATTTTGGTGTCCAACGATTCGATGTCCACTTGGTTATTACGATCAAAAAGTCCATACTGCTGTTTCCAGAGCATTAATTTTGTAAATGACTTATTGATTCTTTCTTCGGTGATTTCTCCTGATTCAACGGCCTTTTCAACTTCATTAATGGCCGTATAAACGTCAGGACTGATAAGCATAATATCGGCACCTGCATTTAATGCGCGAACCACTGCTCTCCCCGGTGAGTATTGCGAGGTGATTCCACTCATTTCAAGCCCATCAGTTACTACCATACCGTTAAAATTCAGAGAATCGGTGAGTAGGTCAGTAAGAACAATCGGGTCGAGTGTAGCCGGAAGGAACTCATTTATATTAAGTTTTGGGAAAGCGATATGGGCACTCATTATACTTGAAATGCCCCCATTTATGACAGCCCGGAATGGGATAAGTTCGAGGGAGTCGAGACGATTGTAGTTGTAATTTACCACGGGTAAATCACTGTGTGAATCAACATCAGTATCCCCATGACCGGGAAAATGTTTGGCGGTGGCTATCATGCCTTCACTTTGTACGCCCTGCATGAACGCTGTTCCAAACTCAGCAACCATTTCAGGATCGCCGGAAAAGGAACGAACATTAATTACAGGATTATCCGGGTTGTTGTTCACGTCCAAAACTGGGGCATAAATCTGGTGAACTCCAAGAGCTTTTGCTTCAATGGCAGTGATTTTGCCCATCATAAAAGCATTTCGCTTATCTCCGGTAGCAGCTACTCCCATGGCAGGTGTAAACCGGGTGGTTCCGGAAACACGCATGGCAGCTCCAAATTCCATATCCTGCGAAATCCATAAAGGAAATTTCGACATTCGCTGCAATTTATTGGTCATCACCGCCTGGCCGTATATATCCCCACGCATAAAAATGATACCGCCAATATTATGTTTTCGCACCAGCTCTTGTAATTGCTTGAAACTACGGGAGTCTCTGTTTGTGAATTCACCTTCGGCGGGTACAAAAAACAATTGCCCGATTTTTTCTTTTAATGAAGTATTCACCACCAAAGAATCGAGATATTCTTCTGATACTTTATCGAGCTTTATATCAGAAAAATTTTTGTTTACACGTTGTCCGAATAGAAACTCGGAAATGCTTTGGGCCTGAATTGGAGTGATACCCAGTATCAAAACTCCAACAATAAATAAGGAAGCTGCTCTAATAATGCCTTTCATAAAATGATAACTGTAATGATATAATTTTTGTAACCATGTAAATGTACGTGTTACTAACAGTCTACGCCAATGATTTATTTTAGCCTTGAGTACATTACTTTAAATTAACCTATTGTAAAAAAGACCGTAAAAATAAGTTCTGAATACTATATAACTCACATCTCGGAAATAATCTCAATGAATTCATAATTTCACTTTATTTCCAGTCAGTAAATGCTCATTATTAGCTATGATAAGTGACGAAAAAAAGGAAGAAGTACGCGCCGCTGCAGATATTGTGGAAGTAGTATCGGACTATGTAAAACTGAAGCGTTCGGGCAGCGGGTTTGTAGGGCTGTGTCCTTATCATGATGAGAAAACTCCTTCTTTCAATGTTACCCCCAGGTTGGAAATTTTTAAATGCTTTGGGTGCGGTGAATCAGGAGATGTTTTTAAATTTGTAATGGATCAGGAAGGAGTTGGGTTTACCGAAGCCATTCGGCAACTTGCTGACCGCTATGGTGTATTTATCCCAGAAGAAGATAATGATGAACCCAGTGAAACCACACAACTAAGGGAAGGCATTCTGCATGCGCTGAAGTTTGCAGGTGTTTTTTATTATCGAAATTTGATTGAAAATCCGGAAGCGGAAACAGCCGTTAAATACCTGGAAGACAGGGGATATAATCGTGCTGTGTATAAAAAATATGGGCTTGGTTATGCGCCCTCCGGCGGTGAAGAACTGTGGAAAGCGGCTAAAAATGCCGGGATCGATGAACAGTATTTGGTTGAAGCCGACCTTATCAAACCCAGTAACCGGGGAAGCGGTTATTATGACACTTTCAGGGGGCGGCTGATGTTCCCTATTTTTAATCCCACGGGTAAAGTAATTGCTTTTGCGGGAAGGGTCTTGGGAAATGAAAAAACAGCGAAATACATCAACTCCTCCCAAACCAAGGTTTATAATAAAAGTGAGGTGGTTTATGGAGTGAATTTTGCCAAAAATGAAATCCGGAAGCATAAGGAAGTTATTTTGGTTGAAGGCTATACGGATGTTATTACACTGATGGAGCACGGGATTAGAAATGTGGTAGCCAGCAGCGGAACGTCACTTACTCCTGGGCAGATGAAAATTTTACATCGGTATGGTGAGCGTATTTTAATGATTTATGATTCGGATAGTGCCGGCCAAACAGCCATGAAGCGCGGAATCAATATTGCATTGGCGGAAGGTATGGAAGTTGAGTTGCTGGAGCTGCCGGAAGGTCAGGATCCGGATTCATTTGTGAAGCAGTTTGGAAAGGAATCATTTGAGGACTTGAAAAAAGAAGAAGCCGGTGATTTTGTTGATTTCTTGCTTCTGAAAGCCGGTGAAGAGGGACGCCTGGATAAACCCACTGAAAAGCCTAAAGTAATTACCGAGATTTTGGAGTCTATAGCCAATATTAAAGACTCTATACAGCGTCAGGTGTATGTTCAGTACCTGCATCAAAAAATGCAAAAGTTCCAGAAAGTAAAAGAGAGTGATTTGTACGAGCAGCTGGAGCGCGTAATGAATGACAAACGCTGGGAAGAAAAGCGTTCAGAAAGAAGAGAAGAGGCTCGGCAGCGGGTTCAGGAAAATAAGGATGACGCTTCATCTGGAGAAGAACAACCACCCCATCCCGGACAAAGAACTTCGGCGGTTGCATCCCGAAAAAAACCGCATTTTGAAAAAGAGCTGATTCGTCTGATGATTTCCTATGGAAGGAATATGGTAGAATATGTTTGCTCTTTTACCAACGCCAAGCTTTTTGAAGATGATGAACTTCGGGTGTTTTATGAGGATATAATTGACCGTTATAAAAAGGAAAAAGATTTTTCGATAAATACGTATACTGGCGAAGATGACCCTTTCCCAAGGTTGGTAGGGGACGTGCTGTTAGAACAGCACACGGCAAGTGACCGCCATGAAGAAAAAGTGGGATTAAAATATGAGAAGGATAAAAATCCTTATAAAACCGCAAAGAGCTCTATTCGGGCTGCTCAAATCAATTTTTATAAACGTAAACTGAATGAACTGGCTGATCTTATCGGATCCGCAAAAGCAGATGAACGTCTTGAATTAATGGAACGCCAAAAAGATGTGAAATCCAAACTCACCCGGAGGGAAACATCTGACCCTGATGATTTATACCCCGATCCGGAAAAGGGACTGAGTAACGAAGTCAATGAGAAAGTTTTTCAGTACAAAATGAAGAATGAGAAGTGATAAAGTGAAAGTTGAGAGTTGATGGATGCATGTCTAATATTGTAAGCCAAATTTAATAACTGTGGCAGGTCAGGATTGGGGGTTATACCCAATCTCTATCACTTTATCAACTCTCAACTTTCATCCCTCAATCTCACAATTTCCCCGAAAATATATATGGCACAATGATTTTCATAGTGATGCAAGGTTAATTACGGGTGAGGGCATATACTAAAACATTGAGGCCCATTTGCAGAGCTTTTTGGCGTAAGGATTCCGGCGTGTTATGAACTTCGGCATCTGTCCATCCATCGCCGAGATTTGATTCATAGCTGTAAAAAACAACCAGCCGGCCTTCATGAAAAATCCCAAAACCCTGCGGTGGTTTATTATCGTGCTCGTGAATTTTTGGGAGACCGCTTCCAAATTCAAACACTTGATCATAGATAGGGTGATTAAAAGGGATTTCAACAAATTCCTCGTTTGGGAAGACTTGCTTTATGACCGGACGGATGTATTTATCCAAGCCGTAGTCATCATCAATATAGAGGAATCCTCCATTCTCAAGATATTCCCGCAGATTGTTTGCCTCAGCTGAATTCAGCGTAATATTCCCGTGACCGGTGAGAAATATAAATGGGTATGAGTGCAGCTCAGCACTGCCCAAAGATACATCCTTATATGATTCAGAGATAGGAATAGGTACGTTAGCTTTAGCAAAGAGAATTAAGTTTTGTAAAGCAGAGGGATCATTATACCAATCGCCGCCCCCGCGGTATTTGGCGCGTGCAATTTCAAATTCCCCCGATGCCTGTGCAGATACCGGATCGGAAAAAACTAAAGTCACCAATAAAATAAGTGTAATTCGGGATATCATATCAAAAAAGGGCTCGCTTTACGTAAGTTTGAACGGTATCAGAAGCTACGGAACCGAACACCCCGATACCACCTCTGACATGAGTTATAATATTTTGCATTTCTCCCGGTGAAAGCGTGGATCCTCCCAATTGAACTTCCTGAGAACGAATAAAGTCATAAATATTGTCATCCATAGTATTTGCCACTATTAAATTATCCTGATAGAAGGCGATACCAATCCATGGAAATTTAATAGTAAAAGAACCATCAGGGTTTACATCGAAATTACCTTGGTTAATAATTCCAGAACTGTTATTAGCGAAATTAAGCAGGCTTTCTTCGGTTTGGTCTCCATCTTTATATAATTCTGAATAAAGGGGTGTCAGTAACCGTTCATCCGGGTTCAGGCTCAGAGCATTAAATACGAATATGTTTTGACGGCCGGGATATGAGCTTTCGCTTAAGGTAATTTCAAGTTGTTCTGAAGACTGATAAACCACAGTATCCTGAACTCCGGATAGTATTTGGAAGGTATCCGGGACCACAGTATGTGCAGTAATTATATCCGGTAATTCCGGAAAGGTAATTTCAATTTTATAAGTTCTGGCCGGGAGTACTTCGTGGATGACTTGTGGAAAATAAAGACCGGGAAATTCGTTGGCGTAATTAAAAGTTTCAGCGACGTTGCTTTCAGGGCCTGCTTCCAGTAATTGAATTTCGACGTTAGCATCGTTGATGGCTAACTCTTCAAAATCATACAATTCAGTTGCCTCAGAGGTTGTGGATAATCGAACTTTGGGGAGTTCACGATTAGCCACTAAATAAGATTCCACTACATAAAATTCTTCATATTCATCCTGAGGATAAGTTTCACAGGAAGTTATAAAAGCAGCAGTCAGGATCAGTATTACAAATAATTTATTCATTGCTCAAAAATTAACGGTGTAAGAAATTGAAGGCAATATGGGTAAAAGAGCTACTTCGTTAATATCTACCGGGTTCTCATTGAAGTCATAGTTATAGAACCAGATATTACGCCGCGAATATACATTAATCAGTTGCAGTTGAAGTTCAGAATCTCCAAAGTTGAAGAAGCGTCCGGTCCTTGAAAAAGAAAGGTCCATTCGGTGGTAGTTGGGCAGGCGGGATGCGTTCACTTTACCAACAGTAAATGCGTTGCGATTGTCGTTAGTCCACGGCAGGTCGAACTGAACGTATCGCCCCAATACCTCTGTGTAAGACTGGCCGGTGGCAAAATTAAAAGAACCGGTCACTTTCCATTTATCACTCAGCTGATAATTTCCAACTAAATTAACATCGTGCCGCCGATCATATTTTGGAGGATAGAAACGAGCAGTTTGATCTCCCTGTGTTATCTCTGTATTGAATCCCGGGAATCTTCGCCAGGTATAACCAAGGGTATAGCCGAGGAAGCCTGTAAATTTTCCGGCTCTTTTTTCAAAAAATATCTCTATTCCGTAAGCATATCCTTCACCTATGCGAAATACATCTTCATAGAGCAGACCTGCAACATCAGGAAGGAAGGGGTCCAGCTCAAACAAATCATGCATACTTCGATAGTAGAGTTCAACGTCAAGTCCATAATTGTTAAAGGGGATGGTTTTGGCTCCCACAACAAATTGATCTCCGTAAGCCGGTGACACTCCTTTTGCGGATGTCAGCCAAACATCAAAGCCTGAAAAAGCTTCATTCGAAATAAGGGTAAGAAACTGATTGTATCTGCCATAGGCTGCCTGAAGGCGGATTTTTTCTGATGGCCTGTACTCCATAGAAAATCTTGGTTCCACCCGGACATAATCGCCGGCGGAAAAGTAATTAAGCCGAACACCCGGGGTAAAAATCCATTGATCGGAAGGGCGCCATTCGTCTTGCACATAAAAGGAGGAGTATTGGTTTTGAATACGATTGTTAAAAGTATTCTCATTATCGAATGAATCCTGAAGCTTAAAGGTAAAAACCCCTGCCCAAATCCCTGTTTTAATTTGATGATTATTTCCGGGCAAATATTCCAAATCTGACTTAAAGGAAAAGTCATAAATGTTATTCTCGCGGGTAAAAGGCGTACCGGCAATTTCAAATTTAGGCAGGTTAAAATACCGGGAACCGGTCAAAACAAAATTGGAAAACAGTTTTTCCGAAAAAATATGAGTCCAGTTTCCGCTCAGGGTCTGGTTACCATAGTCAAGGTTAAATTCGGCATCATCTCCGAAGGGAAAAGTAACCCTGTCTTTACCGGCATAGAAAGCGAGTGAAAATTTATCTTTGTCTGAAGCATCAAGGTTTATTTTTCCATTAAAGTCATAGAAGTAAAATTTACTTGGGATGTTGTCTATGGTTTGTCTCAGCCCTGCCAAAAGGGGTTCCAATGTGGAACGCCGTGCTGCAAACATCCAGGAGCCCTTGCTGTAAGGCCCTTCAATTGAAGCTCGTGATGCTAAAAGTCCCACTGTTGCCGAGCCTGAGGTTTTGTTTCTGTTTCCATCTTTATTGTAAATGGTCAGAACCGAACCAAGCCTTCCTCCGTATTGAGCAGGATATCCGCCTTTATAAAGTCTGACATCCTTAATGGCATCGGGATTAAAAGTAGAGAAGAATCCAAAAAAGTGGCTGGGATTATACACGGTAGTTCGATCAAGTAAAATCAAGGTTTGATCCGGACTTCCGCCCCGAATATACAAGCCGCTTGAAAAGTCGGAAGCCGCTTTTACCCCGGGCAATAACTGTATGGAGCGGAAGACATCGGCTTCAAATACAGAGGGTAATTCTTTGATAAGCTCAGTTTTTACCTGGGCAGTTCCGATATTCCTCTGCTCTTCTTGTTCGGCCCGTGATCGGACTTCAATTTCTTCAAGCTCAATACTTTCGGGAATTAATTCTACGTCAAGGCGTAAATTTTGTCCGGGTTTCAGGGTGATTTCTTTTTGGTAAGGCCGGTATCCAACATAGCTGCAGAAAACTATATAGGAGCCGGGTTCAAGATTTGGGATAGAATAGTAGCCCAGCGTATTTGAAGCCATTCCTTTATTAATTTCACGGAATCCAATATTGGCACTGATGAGGGTTTCCCCGGTTTCGGAGTCAGTAATGTATCCACTAATAGAGGCTTTTTCCTGGGCTAAAGAAGAGGAAGATATAATTAAAAATATGAAGAAAAGTAACAGTGTCTGAATACGATGCATGAAGAATGAACAGTTCCAATTTAATTATAAAATTTCAAACGAATTACTGACGATAAAGTTAGAGTCCTAAATCCCCTTGCCCATCTTCACCCGGTATATTAAGATTGGTTCCCAATTCTTTGTTAATTTTTTTGATGAAATGTGCCGACAGTAACGGAGATTCTTTCTCGATATTCTGATGAACGAAGAAATATAGTTTTTCCATTCCCTGCTCTTTCCAGTACTTTAATCGCTCAACCCAATCATCTAGTCGTGTATAGTCACTTTCGTGATTGGCTCCAACATAGCGAATAAAAGCAACCGGTGAGGTGAGGCGCATATGCAGTAGATCACGCCGTCCGGCTGTATCGGTTATAACATTAGCCACCCCATATTCTTCAAAAAGTTGATACACTTGGTTGGCTACTGCAGCATTATTAAACCAATCGGTGTGCCGTAATTCTACGGCTAACGGTATATCATCAGGCCAAATTTCAACCAATCGTTGAACCCGGTCAAAATCCTTTGGTTTGAAATCATCACGCAGCTGAAGGAAAATCATTTCAAGCTGATCCCCAAACCCACGCATTCCATGAAGATATTCTTCAAGCGGTGCTTCAATTGCCTTCAGTCTTTTGAAATGTGAAATGCTGTTTACCACCTTTGGGAAAAATTTAAAATCATCCGGTGTTTTCTCTGCCCATGTTTCTGCCTGCTCCGGACCATACATTCTGTAATGGGTGGCATTCAGCTCAATAGAGTTAAATTGCCGGGAATAGTATTCCAGTTCATCTTTAGTTCCCCG from Gracilimonas sp. harbors:
- a CDS encoding DUF4249 family protein, whose product is MNKLFVILILTAAFITSCETYPQDEYEEFYVVESYLVANRELPKVRLSTTSEATELYDFEELAINDANVEIQLLEAGPESNVAETFNYANEFPGLYFPQVIHEVLPARTYKIEITFPELPDIITAHTVVPDTFQILSGVQDTVVYQSSEQLEITLSESSYPGRQNIFVFNALSLNPDERLLTPLYSELYKDGDQTEESLLNFANNSSGIINQGNFDVNPDGSFTIKFPWIGIAFYQDNLIVANTMDDNIYDFIRSQEVQLGGSTLSPGEMQNIITHVRGGIGVFGSVASDTVQTYVKRALF
- a CDS encoding DUF72 domain-containing protein, which produces MKFGSVDNPSEIDFTLPEDHPDTLKILNKRGSNSFDAYVGCAKWNKKDLKGFYPRGTKDELEYYSRQFNSIELNATHYRMYGPEQAETWAEKTPDDFKFFPKVVNSISHFKRLKAIEAPLEEYLHGMRGFGDQLEMIFLQLRDDFKPKDFDRVQRLVEIWPDDIPLAVELRHTDWFNNAAVANQVYQLFEEYGVANVITDTAGRRDLLHMRLTSPVAFIRYVGANHESDYTRLDDWVERLKYWKEQGMEKLYFFVHQNIEKESPLLSAHFIKKINKELGTNLNIPGEDGQGDLGL
- the dnaG gene encoding DNA primase, which encodes MISDEKKEEVRAAADIVEVVSDYVKLKRSGSGFVGLCPYHDEKTPSFNVTPRLEIFKCFGCGESGDVFKFVMDQEGVGFTEAIRQLADRYGVFIPEEDNDEPSETTQLREGILHALKFAGVFYYRNLIENPEAETAVKYLEDRGYNRAVYKKYGLGYAPSGGEELWKAAKNAGIDEQYLVEADLIKPSNRGSGYYDTFRGRLMFPIFNPTGKVIAFAGRVLGNEKTAKYINSSQTKVYNKSEVVYGVNFAKNEIRKHKEVILVEGYTDVITLMEHGIRNVVASSGTSLTPGQMKILHRYGERILMIYDSDSAGQTAMKRGINIALAEGMEVELLELPEGQDPDSFVKQFGKESFEDLKKEEAGDFVDFLLLKAGEEGRLDKPTEKPKVITEILESIANIKDSIQRQVYVQYLHQKMQKFQKVKESDLYEQLERVMNDKRWEEKRSERREEARQRVQENKDDASSGEEQPPHPGQRTSAVASRKKPHFEKELIRLMISYGRNMVEYVCSFTNAKLFEDDELRVFYEDIIDRYKKEKDFSINTYTGEDDPFPRLVGDVLLEQHTASDRHEEKVGLKYEKDKNPYKTAKSSIRAAQINFYKRKLNELADLIGSAKADERLELMERQKDVKSKLTRRETSDPDDLYPDPEKGLSNEVNEKVFQYKMKNEK
- a CDS encoding TonB-dependent receptor gives rise to the protein MHRIQTLLLFFIFLIISSSSLAQEKASISGYITDSETGETLISANIGFREINKGMASNTLGYYSIPNLEPGSYIVFCSYVGYRPYQKEITLKPGQNLRLDVELIPESIELEEIEVRSRAEQEEQRNIGTAQVKTELIKELPSVFEADVFRSIQLLPGVKAASDFSSGLYIRGGSPDQTLILLDRTTVYNPSHFFGFFSTFNPDAIKDVRLYKGGYPAQYGGRLGSVLTIYNKDGNRNKTSGSATVGLLASRASIEGPYSKGSWMFAARRSTLEPLLAGLRQTIDNIPSKFYFYDFNGKINLDASDKDKFSLAFYAGKDRVTFPFGDDAEFNLDYGNQTLSGNWTHIFSEKLFSNFVLTGSRYFNLPKFEIAGTPFTRENNIYDFSFKSDLEYLPGNNHQIKTGIWAGVFTFKLQDSFDNENTFNNRIQNQYSSFYVQDEWRPSDQWIFTPGVRLNYFSAGDYVRVEPRFSMEYRPSEKIRLQAAYGRYNQFLTLISNEAFSGFDVWLTSAKGVSPAYGDQFVVGAKTIPFNNYGLDVELYYRSMHDLFELDPFLPDVAGLLYEDVFRIGEGYAYGIEIFFEKRAGKFTGFLGYTLGYTWRRFPGFNTEITQGDQTARFYPPKYDRRHDVNLVGNYQLSDKWKVTGSFNFATGQSYTEVLGRYVQFDLPWTNDNRNAFTVGKVNASRLPNYHRMDLSFSRTGRFFNFGDSELQLQLINVYSRRNIWFYNYDFNENPVDINEVALLPILPSISYTVNF
- a CDS encoding glycoside hydrolase family 3 N-terminal domain-containing protein produces the protein MKGIIRAASLFIVGVLILGITPIQAQSISEFLFGQRVNKNFSDIKLDKVSEEYLDSLVVNTSLKEKIGQLFFVPAEGEFTNRDSRSFKQLQELVRKHNIGGIIFMRGDIYGQAVMTNKLQRMSKFPLWISQDMEFGAAMRVSGTTRFTPAMGVAATGDKRNAFMMGKITAIEAKALGVHQIYAPVLDVNNNPDNPVINVRSFSGDPEMVAEFGTAFMQGVQSEGMIATAKHFPGHGDTDVDSHSDLPVVNYNYNRLDSLELIPFRAVINGGISSIMSAHIAFPKLNINEFLPATLDPIVLTDLLTDSLNFNGMVVTDGLEMSGITSQYSPGRAVVRALNAGADIMLISPDVYTAINEVEKAVESGEITEERINKSFTKLMLWKQQYGLFDRNNQVDIESLDTKINTAFHRAESDRIARESVTILKNKDSILPLLPSEYPRIMVISVADDRSGDTGNSFVRQLRDYHPNVSSYIYDKRTSEEDKREMLRKAKEVDLVLISSFIYLRFGQSIHLSSDQLSFLRRVLKMKKPSLLVSFGNPYVLSDLKEADAHVLGWYNSRQQVNGVVPALFGASKVTSNLPIEIPGLYELGSGIHMDHTTLRFGNPEEVGLDHNKLFEIDDIINEAIRDSVFPGAVVGIVKDGVLAYNQGYGYQDYTKTEAVKNTDVYDLASITKVMATTASTMKLIDEGKLSLDDRISKFFKEFDTGKKRKITVRDILLHQSGLPPFRVYVDSIKTRKEIIHAIKNEPLTYEPGSKYVYSDLGMILLGEIIHEVSGKSLDLYSRSELFFPMNMYSTFFNPATKSRWLVNRIAPTEIDTVFGRGLVKARVHDERAYFMDGVAGHAGLFSSSIDMAKFSTMLLNDGTYSGRQYLSPEIIRKFTTEQSKHSGRGLGFDRKSEDGFSTAGSLAGDDTFGHLGFTGTSLWIDREKNMAVILLTNRTFPHRSYGKRISQIRAKVADAAYKAIMN
- a CDS encoding DUF4159 domain-containing protein — its product is MISRITLILLVTLVFSDPVSAQASGEFEIARAKYRGGGDWYNDPSALQNLILFAKANVPIPISESYKDVSLGSAELHSYPFIFLTGHGNITLNSAEANNLREYLENGGFLYIDDDYGLDKYIRPVIKQVFPNEEFVEIPFNHPIYDQVFEFGSGLPKIHEHDNKPPQGFGIFHEGRLVVFYSYESNLGDGWTDAEVHNTPESLRQKALQMGLNVLVYALTRN